A stretch of the bacterium genome encodes the following:
- the lpxB gene encoding lipid-A-disaccharide synthase, with product MVVYPTIFISAGEASGDLHGSHVVQSLKKQLPGSNFFGLGGDRMRDQGVELLFHARKLAFMGFAEVIRHLPYIMHVRKTVLREILSRQPELIVLIDYPGLHFSLLRYLESKRTVYKPRILYYIAPQVWAWKASRGPELARLADRIAVIFPFEEQLFQGLGGNAKFVGHPLLDEARGLPPRGEFLKTLGIEPDSRVLGLLPGSRKQELRRHLPLVIETVKLLRKVLPDLQPVLAESPTIAPTFYDSYLTGSGIARARGVSHALLAHANASLVKSGSSTIEAAFFGNPFVVFYKTSALSFAIGKRVVKVPHIAMANLLAGEEVVPEFVQNDANPDQLAGALLPLLTIPDAIRAAREKLVKVRAQMGDPGAGERVAEMVMEMLRE from the coding sequence GTGGTAGTCTATCCCACTATCTTCATTTCCGCAGGTGAGGCCTCCGGTGACCTGCACGGCTCTCATGTCGTGCAAAGCCTGAAAAAACAGCTCCCCGGATCGAACTTCTTCGGGCTGGGAGGCGACCGGATGAGGGATCAAGGAGTTGAACTCCTCTTTCACGCGCGTAAACTTGCCTTCATGGGCTTCGCCGAGGTCATCCGCCACCTTCCATATATAATGCACGTGCGCAAAACCGTCCTGCGCGAAATCCTCTCCCGCCAACCCGAACTGATCGTGTTAATAGATTACCCAGGTCTGCATTTCAGCCTGCTCAGATATCTCGAATCAAAGCGAACTGTTTACAAACCGCGAATCTTATATTATATTGCACCTCAGGTTTGGGCGTGGAAAGCCTCCCGAGGGCCGGAATTAGCCCGACTGGCCGACCGAATTGCTGTCATCTTTCCATTTGAAGAACAGCTTTTTCAAGGGCTTGGCGGGAACGCAAAGTTCGTTGGACACCCGCTTCTCGATGAAGCGCGGGGTTTGCCTCCGAGAGGTGAATTTCTAAAAACTCTGGGAATTGAGCCGGATTCCCGCGTTCTCGGCCTCCTCCCGGGCTCCCGCAAACAGGAATTGCGCCGTCATCTGCCGCTTGTCATCGAGACGGTAAAACTGTTGCGAAAAGTCCTTCCCGACTTGCAGCCGGTTCTGGCCGAGTCGCCAACCATCGCCCCAACGTTCTATGATTCCTACTTGACCGGCAGCGGTATCGCGCGTGCGCGCGGTGTCTCACACGCGCTGTTGGCTCACGCCAATGCGTCGCTCGTGAAGTCAGGTTCTTCGACCATCGAAGCCGCGTTCTTCGGGAATCCGTTTGTCGTGTTCTATAAAACTTCGGCTCTAAGTTTCGCCATCGGCAAACGTGTTGTGAAAGTGCCGCATATCGCGATGGCGAATCTGCTTGCAGGCGAAGAAGTTGTGCCGGAGTTTGTGCAGAATGATGCCAACCCCGATCAACTTGCCGGCGCACTGCTGCCGCTGTTGACCATTCCCGATGCGAT